A section of the Piliocolobus tephrosceles isolate RC106 chromosome 14, ASM277652v3, whole genome shotgun sequence genome encodes:
- the C14H9orf47 gene encoding LOW QUALITY PROTEIN: uncharacterized protein C9orf47 homolog (The sequence of the model RefSeq protein was modified relative to this genomic sequence to represent the inferred CDS: inserted 3 bases in 2 codons; deleted 1 base in 1 codon; substituted 1 base at 1 genomic stop codon), translating to MDSKLNGRELKRKRGDSTFLGIRGKREQECPRLPLLVPFTAQTAPQISLCTLLQGKDALGSSSRQEGERQKEGRCSVPEWALVHQQGLGESAAPPGVQVSACLGVELGEGPGRRRRGPVRRRRKPKQKRCPAPAAHLQAQAGGWPVTKGNWSGSGPTIMIVLILLRIGRNKLSLSARQAPAQAQTSDPVSSLFPPGRWAPXGSAPDEGRVXRPAWXQGPKGEQDPRGLRPRKPVPGTGNRDSGTRRRRQDATEQDSRPGNDVASPETAGLPSPAGIRAQDRAPRHRRAPPARMPEAPAPSADGEPLQERGGGLFHRTRSVYSGLELNTWMKVERLFVEKFHQSFSLAN from the exons GGAACAGGAATGCCCCCGACTTCCACTCTTAGTGCCCTTCACCGCTCAAACTGCACCCCAAATAAGCTTATGCACCCTGCTCCAAGGGAAGGATGCGCTGGGCTCATCCTCGAGGCAAGAGGGCGAAAGACAGAAA GAGGGGCGCTGCTCTGTGCCGGAGTGGGCGCTGGTGCACCAGCAGGGGCTAGGGGAGAGTGCTGCCCCGCCTGGAGTCCAAGTCTCTGCGTGCCTGGGGGTAGAGCTCGGAGAGGGACCAGGCAGGCGCCGGAGGGGACCAGTGCGGAGAAGGAGGAAGCCCAAACAAAAACGCTGTCCGGCGCCAGCCGCCCACCTACAAGCCCAAGCCGGTGGTTGGCCAGTTACAAAAGGAAATTGGTCAGGATCGGGACCAACGATAATGATAGTATTAATTCTATTAAGAATCGGCCGAAACAAACTCTCGTTGTCAGCGCGGCAGGCGCCCGCCCAAGCCCAGACCTCCGACCCGGTTTCGAGCCTGTTCCCGCCGGGTCGCTGGGCGCC AGGGTCGGCACCCGATGAGGGCAGGGTCTAGAGGCCGGCCT GACAGGGGCCGAAGGGCGAGCAGGATCCTAGGGGATTG AGGCCGAGGAAGCCGGTTCCGGGGACAGGGAACAGGGACTCAGGGACCCGAAGGCGGCGGCAGGACGCGACCGAGCAGGACTCCAGGCCCGGGAACGACGTCGCGAGCCCCGAGACTGCCGGGCTTCCCAGCCCAGCTGGCATTCGAGCGCAGGACCGGGCGCCCCGGCACCGTCGCGCGCCACCCGCCAGGATGCCGGAGGCCCCAGCGCCCTCAGCCGACGGAG AGCCGCTGCAGGAACGCGGAGGAGGCCTTTTCCACCGCACCCGGAGCGTGTACAGCGGGCTGGAA CTGAATACCTGGATGAAAGTGGAGAGGCTGTTTGTGGAGAAATTCCATCAGTCGTTTTCCTTGGCCAATTAA
- the S1PR3 gene encoding sphingosine 1-phosphate receptor 3: MATALPPRLQPARGNETLREHYQYVGKLAGRLKEASEASTLTTVLFLVICSFIVLENLMVLIAIWKNNKFHNRMYFFIGNLALCDLLAGIAYKVNILMSGKKTFSLSPTVWFLREGSMFVALGASTCSLLAIAIERHLTMIKMRPYDANKKHRVFLLIGMCWLIAFTLGALPILGWNCLHNLPDCSTILPLYSKKYIAFCISIFTAVLVTIVILYARIYFLVKSSSRKVANHNNSERSMALLRTVVIVVSVFIACWSPLFILFLIDVACRVQACPVLFKAQWFIVLAVLNSAMNPVIYTLASKEMRRAFFRLVCNCLVRGRGARASPIQPALDPSRSKSSSSNNSTHSPKVREDLPHTAPSSCIMDKNAALQNGIFCK, translated from the coding sequence ATGGCAACTGCCCTCCCGCCGCGTCTCCAGCCTGCGCGGGGGAATGAGACCCTGCGGGAACATTACCAGTACGTGGGGAAGCTGGCGGGCAGGCTGAAGGAGGCCTCCGAGGCCAGCACGCTCACCACCGTGCTCTTCTTGGTCATCTGCAGCTTCATCGTCTTAGAGAACCTGATGGTTTTGATTGCCATCtggaaaaacaataaatttcaCAACCGCATGTACTTTTTCATTGGCAACCTGGCTCTCTGCGACCTGCTGGCCGGCATCGCTTACAAGGTCAACATTCTGATGTCCGGCAAGAAGACGTTCAGCCTGTCTCCCACGGTCTGGTTCCTCAGAGAGGGCAGTATGTTCGTGGCCCTCGGGGCGTCCACCTGCAGCTTACTGGCCATCGCCATCGAGCGGCACTTGACGATGATCAAAATGAGGCCTTACGACGCCAACAAGAAGCACCGCGTGTTCCTCTTGATCGGGATGTGCTGGCTCATTGCCTTCACGCTGGGCGCCCTGCCCATTCTGGGCTGGAACTGTCTGCACAATCTCCCGGACTGCTCTACCATCCTGCCCCTCTACTCCAAGAAGTACATCGCCTTCTGCATCAGCATCTTCACGGCCGTTCTGGTGACCATCGTGATCCTCTACGCACGCATCTACTTCCTGGTGAAGTCCAGCAGCCGTAAGGTGGCCAACCACAACAACTCGGAGCGGTCCATGGCACTGCTGCGGACCGTGGTGATTGTGGTGAGCGTGTTCATTGCCTGCTGGTCTCCACTCTTCATCCTCTTCCTCATCGATGTGGCCTGCAGGGTGCAGGCGTGCCCCGTCCTCTTCAAGGCTCAGTGGTTCATCGTGCTGGCTGTGCTCAACTCGGCCATGAACCCAGTCATCTACACGCTGGCCAGCAAGGAGATGCGGCGGGCCTTCTTCCGTCTGGTCTGCAACTGCCTGGTCAGGGGACGGGGGGCCCGCGCCTCACCCATCCAGCCTGCGCTCGACCCAAGCAGAAGTAAAtcaagcagcagcaacaacagcacCCACTCTCCGAAGGTCAGGGAAGACCTGCCCCACACAGCCCCCTCATCCTGCATCATGGACAAGAACGCAGCACTTCAGAATGGGATCTTCTGTAAGTGA